The window GACGCTGTTTACTCAGGAGCTAGCGAAACATCAGCGATTGACTTCGCTTATCGATCAAAACCTCAAGGCCCAAGAAAAAATCCTCGTGGCTCTGACAGAAGCCAATGCTCGTTACGCTGACACGCGTCGCTCTACAGCCGACATTCAACAACGTCGAGCAGCTACTGTAAGTGCTCTGTTGTCATCTGCCGAGGCATATCCCGATCTGTTGGCCAAGTGTCAAAAAGGCTTGGAATTTTACCGCAAAATGGACACAAGTATCACGAAACTCCTTCAGCGTTTGCGATCCGTCTGTCGTGTCCAACAGGAAGAGCGTGAACAACAAGAGGCTGCGCGGGAACGCAATCGTCCCGTTCCTGTAACAAGCAACCGAACCGAAACTCATGAGCCGGCTGATGTCCAGGGTGGTCCCAAGTTGAAAGATTTCCTCCATCTCATGAAAAAGGATCGCTCCGGAATGGACCCAGCTTTTCAGCCCACGTCTTCGGCTCCTCCACCAGGTTCTGCTGGAGCTGAAATGGCGGCACCGTTTAGCTATCCCTACCTACGTCCGACTCCTCTCGGTGCCGAACAGAGCGAACGCCATCCACAGTCCTCTGCCTACATTCCTGATGGAAATTCATACTACTATCAAAACAATTCTTCACAAGGTGGATTTCCGCCTTCTGGACCGAGTTATGATTTCCCCACGACTGAGAGGGCCCTTCCAACAAATGCTACCCAACCAAGCGCTTCTAGTCAGGCTAATTCAGCTTACTATAGCACTCCTCCTgctcttcaacaacaacgtaGCGATCCCATTAGTTCAACAAGCCAGCCGCAACAGCCACTTCATCTACCAGCAGCTGGGCAAACGTATTTGGGTCAGCAACCAAATGGGGTAGAAGGTGGTCTTCCACCTCTTGGCTCCAATGCCAATCATCAGATGCATCGACAAAATTATCCACCTTCATCCAACTATTACGGCCACATTTCGGGTGCCGGCCTTTCAACACCATACGCGGCTTCTGCCCCATCTACGCCACAACAATCGTATTCGGCAGCGTCACAGATAGGACAGCAACCTATTGCAATGATGTCCGGATCGACTGCTACTTCCTCTTCGAGCGCAGTTCAGAATTATCCAACGACGAGTTACATGCCTGCTAGCGGAGCACCTCCAACGTACCAACAACTCCCGTCTTCTGCAGCTACGGGCTCTTTCACGCCGACCATCACGTCTGCCACGCCTCACCAGCAAACGTATGGAGCACCGACCTATTTGAACCAACCATCCACTGGAAGGGACAATGTGCCTGCCGCAACGCCTTATTCAAACACCAGTGTAGGTCTTTCTCCAactcatcaacaacaacagtatCCGTACTATTCAGGCGCATCAATGTACGGCTATgcgccaacaacaacaacaaattcaGGAGTTTATTCATATCAATACAGCTACAGTACCCTCAATTCCAACATGGATGGAAGTGGAGGCTTCCAGCATGGAACCACAGGCACCAATAACTCGGCTCTCGCTCAGTCAGCCGGTCATCAAGGTGAAGGTGCTTTTACCGCATCCGCATCTGGAATGGGGCAGTACCAGCATTATCCCTATTATCCGAATCCTGTTGATCCTACGAATAACTACCAGTATCAACTACCTGGATCTTACTATCAACCCAATGTTTACGCTCCGGTCGCCAACCAAATGCTGCAGCCCGCGCCACTGGCTCCAACGCCCGTAAGCGCTGCACCGGCTGTTGCAGCTCCTCCACCAGTGGCCATTCCAGCGAATCCTAATGCCGTCGGACAAGTGGCCAGCAACCTGGAACTTTTGACTCTTTTAGACCTCTCAGTTCCCATGGCTCCTGTTGGTGGCCTGTTGGAACCACAGCCACGAGAAACTCAGGGCCCTGGTGGTAACACTCAAGGCACGACGACGCTGACTAATGCCACCTCAAAGTCGGTTATGATGGCTCCCGCTGCGACGTCAGATCAGGTCAAACTAACTACCATCTCGTCTGCTACTGAGTTTTTGCCACATCATGAAGCACCGGTCGTCAAGACGGAAATCAAGTTGCCTTCTGTCCCAAATGTTAGCCACAAGGATCCTTTGGCTGACGCAGAATTAGCGTCTAAATTAGCAGTCGAGGTCGAGAAATTGGACAAACTCGTGGGCGGTTTGACTCGCAAAAGTCTGAATGGACCAACCTCATTGGACACGCGTTGGAAGGAAGTGCTGGATTTGCAAGAGCGTGAATCAGCCCGTCACAGCATTTCAGTGGCACGGTGTTACCCCATGAAGAACCGATTCCCAGATGTGCTACCTTACGACCACAATCGCGTGGAACTGCCTACAACAAAAGATGATTACATCAACGCCTCTTTGGTTCCGTCTTTATCACCTGGCGCTCCCTCTTTCATCGCCACTCAAACGCCACTGCCGTGTAGCCAGCAGGACTTTTGGACGATGATATGGCAACAATCGgttgaaattgttgtttgtttactgTCGGATGCCGAAATTCCTAAGCCTAGCCCTTCTACCTCGGCTGTTTATTGGCCAGTTGAAAAGGGTCGTGATATCACATCTGGCCCATGGACCATTACACTGCAAAGCAGTAATACCCGCCCGTATTGCCATGAACGTATCCTCGGCCTCATCAAAAATGTACTTTTTAACACTTTACTACAAAATGTGAAGagatttttttaacatttttcatatttaacTTTTTGATTACAGGGAGAAGCGAAACAACGCGTCGTCGTACATTTGCAATTTACGGCCTGGCCTGGAAGTAGTTTTCCCGCATCTCCAGCCCAATTTCTTCAATTGACGAGTGAAGTACTTCATTTCTGGCAGCAACAACGGAGTAAGGCGCATCCCATCGTCGTCCACTGTTTGGCCGGTGCTGGACGTACAGGCCTTTTTTGCCTCCTCTTGACGGCGTTGTCTGATCTTTCTTCAGGTACGTCAATCAACACACCAGTCTTTTGATTTACATGACGTTCGTATCAATCAATGACGTTTTACAATAGGGAACGGACTGTTGGATGTGGTCCGAGTTGCTGCAAGTCTTTGCCAGCATCGAAGAAATATGTTCAGAGACCGCGAGCATTTACTCTTTGCTTATCAGGCCCTACTTTATCACGCCCAGGATTTACTCATGAAACGTATttagaaatttatttttgtcgttttttattgtgttatgGCTACGTTCTATTTTTGTGTGTCGTTGATCGACAATAGGAGGAATTCTGTCTGGAACGACGTCATTACAAGGATCTCCTATCAAGAAGCTTCATCCATCTCAAGATTTCATTCACTCTCCGACCTCTACTTCCGCAACAAGTAATTCGGGAAATAATCTCTTGCAAAACGTGGATATTAACTTGTGGCAATAAAACCATTTTAGATCCAACACCTGTTTTGGAGGCAGCTGCAGAGATGTTAAAACAAGAGAATAAAGAAGAAGTGTCATCGCAAGTAATCCAGGAGCCCACTGCATCGTCGTCACCGCCACCTGTGACGGATCCTCCCACTCCCAAAAAGAATCCTCTAGGTGCATTGGCTATCCTTGATCCGGCCAACTTTACACTCGACGGTGGCCAAACAAATCGGCACCGGGTGACGAAAGAGAGTTTCAAAAATGCCTCACAGCTCGGCTCGATGGCTGACCCTTCTGATCCACTCAGCCAACTCGATCCTCTGTGGTCACTGGCCAAG of the Daphnia carinata strain CSIRO-1 chromosome 10, CSIRO_AGI_Dcar_HiC_V3, whole genome shotgun sequence genome contains:
- the LOC130701397 gene encoding tyrosine-protein phosphatase non-receptor type 23-like; amino-acid sequence: MEGVPKLYMLRTALKTSPEKTDFSRKIKWQIREHFNEDPSSYANETGELETLRAAACHPPQDFTGCALLKKYYCQLNFLQNRFTFNEAGRDEVYFTWNDMYTGMAYSTTDIKHEMACVLFNIGALHMNLGAMDSRQTADGMKMSCSHFQCAAWAFQQLNEKYPQPRETDLCHELVKFLSTVSLAQAQECILEKSIIDGRKPGIVAKVAAQIVEYYKLAVKVLDQGDNHPDGNALVEVAGVKAYNTWKKYAEFKMAFHQCVALLYMGIHSEEMQKMGERLAYFQAAMDKLAEATKKAKKLENKTESVNDTISFVHDVVGGKLKAAEKENEFVYHEKVPDRASLPDIKGASLVKGTPFDIQDPEIAGQDIFHRLVPMEAHEASSLYSEEKAKLLRRVGGNVEEKDQELDLFLTSLQVDQLRVHLEPSGLPQELVDICARFSVESKDVVQSLIEAMGELSSVYTDVESSLAEVQNLLSEEQENERIYHGQGKRPPSMILKELSLEAGRFAEAHGKAADSNNLLHKAINSHLGNLRMLNLPLSEIEAQLPNIRVLESSKDQAAINELHRLLDKVEEMRKQRQMLYSQLREALKADDITKLATHQVDLETLFTQELAKHQRLTSLIDQNLKAQEKILVALTEANARYADTRRSTADIQQRRAATVSALLSSAEAYPDLLAKCQKGLEFYRKMDTSITKLLQRLRSVCRVQQEEREQQEAARERNRPVPVTSNRTETHEPADVQGGPKLKDFLHLMKKDRSGMDPAFQPTSSAPPPGSAGAEMAAPFSYPYLRPTPLGAEQSERHPQSSAYIPDGNSYYYQNNSSQGGFPPSGPSYDFPTTERALPTNATQPSASSQANSAYYSTPPALQQQRSDPISSTSQPQQPLHLPAAGQTYLGQQPNGVEGGLPPLGSNANHQMHRQNYPPSSNYYGHISGAGLSTPYAASAPSTPQQSYSAASQIGQQPIAMMSGSTATSSSSAVQNYPTTSYMPASGAPPTYQQLPSSAATGSFTPTITSATPHQQTYGAPTYLNQPSTGRDNVPAATPYSNTSVGLSPTHQQQQYPYYSGASMYGYAPTTTTNSGVYSYQYSYSTLNSNMDGSGGFQHGTTGTNNSALAQSAGHQGEGAFTASASGMGQYQHYPYYPNPVDPTNNYQYQLPGSYYQPNVYAPVANQMLQPAPLAPTPVSAAPAVAAPPPVAIPANPNAVGQVASNLELLTLLDLSVPMAPVGGLLEPQPRETQGPGGNTQGTTTLTNATSKSVMMAPAATSDQVKLTTISSATEFLPHHEAPVVKTEIKLPSVPNVSHKDPLADAELASKLAVEVEKLDKLVGGLTRKSLNGPTSLDTRWKEVLDLQERESARHSISVARCYPMKNRFPDVLPYDHNRVELPTTKDDYINASLVPSLSPGAPSFIATQTPLPCSQQDFWTMIWQQSVEIVVCLLSDAEIPKPSPSTSAVYWPVEKGRDITSGPWTITLQSSNTRPYCHERILGLIKNGEAKQRVVVHLQFTAWPGSSFPASPAQFLQLTSEVLHFWQQQRSKAHPIVVHCLAGAGRTGLFCLLLTALSDLSSGNGLLDVVRVAASLCQHRRNMFRDREHLLFAYQALLYHAQDLLMKRGILSGTTSLQGSPIKKLHPSQDFIHSPTSTSATNPTPVLEAAAEMLKQENKEEVSSQVIQEPTASSSPPPVTDPPTPKKNPLGALAILDPANFTLDGGQTNRHRVTKESFKNASQLGSMADPSDPLSQLDPLWSLAK